GGGACGATAAATTTTACTACTAAAAGTTACAAAATCGGTCCACGACAAATGGGCGAGGAACCCAGCCTTGACGTTGGGCTTCCCTGCGGGGAAAGCCTCCTTTGAATACGAGAACCCGACGACCTTTCCCACAAAAAACGTGTGGTCGCCGTAGTCCCTCTCGTCAACGACCCTGCACTCGAGGTTGGCCAGCGCGTTCCCGATGCTCGGGGTCTCAACGCTCTTCGATGGCACCAGCTCAAAGGAAGTCTCGCGCAACTTCCCAGGCCCGTGCTTTGTGCCAGCC
The Thermococcus sp. 21S9 DNA segment above includes these coding regions:
- a CDS encoding flavin reductase family protein is translated as MDVYRLLYPMRTYLVVAGRGDETNVMTADWVTVLSHEPTMIGVAISPKRFTWKLIKKYREFVVSVPSVEMLDDVWVAGTKHGPGKLRETSFELVPSKSVETPSIGNALANLECRVVDERDYGDHTFFVGKVVGFSYSKEAFPAGKPNVKAGFLAHLSWTDFVTFSSKIYRPSRSR